The Chryseobacterium suipulveris genome window below encodes:
- a CDS encoding DUF3127 domain-containing protein, which translates to MELQGTVKKISDIQTFASGFQKREMVLTTEEQYPQPINIEFLQEKGELLNGLKEGDKVKVGINLRGREWTSPQGEVKYFNSIIGWRIEKLDGAADFNEPVEAKPAATQPVENKNVFEEEDDDLPF; encoded by the coding sequence ATGGAATTACAAGGAACAGTAAAGAAAATATCTGATATCCAGACATTTGCAAGCGGATTTCAGAAAAGAGAAATGGTGCTCACTACGGAGGAACAGTATCCGCAACCGATCAATATCGAATTTCTTCAGGAAAAAGGAGAGTTGCTTAATGGGCTGAAAGAAGGCGACAAAGTAAAGGTAGGAATCAATTTGAGAGGAAGAGAATGGACTTCCCCACAAGGCGAGGTGAAATATTTCAATTCCATTATCGGATGGAGAATTGAAAAACTCGACGGTGCCGCAGATTTCAACGAGCCGGTGGAAGCAAAACCTGCCGCAACACAACCTGTAGAAAACAAAAACGTCTTCGAAGAGGAAGACGACGATTTACCTTTTTAA
- the fbaA gene encoding class II fructose-bisphosphate aldolase — protein sequence MSRKFPAGVATGQMVTDIFQYAKENKFALPAVNVIGSSNVNATMETAAKLNSPVIIQFSNGGAAFNGGKGLSNDGQKAAILGGIAGAKHIHTLAEAYGATVILHTDHCAKKLLPWIDGLMDANEEFFAQTGKSLYSSHMLDLSEESIEENMDISCKYFERMAKMGMTLEIELGVTGGEEDGVDNTGVDSSKLYTQPDEVAYAYERLKAISPNFTIAAAFGNVHGVYKPGNVKLTPKILDNSQKFVEQKFGLAAKPINFVFHGGSGSSLEEIREAIDYGVIKMNIDTDLQFAYTEGIRDYMSEKSAYLQSQIGNPEGDDKPNKKYYDPRVWVRKGEETFGKRLVQAFEDLNNINTL from the coding sequence ATGAGCAGAAAGTTTCCGGCAGGTGTTGCCACAGGACAAATGGTTACTGATATTTTTCAGTATGCAAAAGAAAATAAGTTTGCGCTTCCGGCAGTGAATGTGATCGGGTCGAGCAATGTAAACGCCACCATGGAAACCGCAGCAAAACTCAACTCACCGGTGATCATCCAGTTTTCTAACGGAGGTGCGGCGTTTAACGGCGGGAAAGGTTTGAGCAATGACGGACAAAAAGCGGCAATCCTTGGCGGAATCGCAGGTGCAAAACACATTCACACTTTGGCTGAAGCGTATGGAGCGACGGTAATCCTCCACACCGACCACTGCGCGAAGAAACTTCTTCCGTGGATCGACGGTTTGATGGATGCCAACGAAGAATTCTTCGCTCAAACAGGAAAATCCCTTTATTCATCGCACATGCTTGATCTTTCTGAGGAATCGATCGAAGAAAATATGGACATTTCCTGCAAGTATTTCGAAAGAATGGCGAAAATGGGAATGACTTTAGAAATTGAACTGGGCGTAACCGGCGGTGAAGAAGACGGTGTTGACAACACGGGAGTTGATTCCTCCAAACTTTACACACAACCCGATGAGGTTGCTTATGCTTACGAAAGATTAAAAGCGATTTCTCCAAACTTCACGATTGCAGCAGCTTTCGGAAACGTGCACGGTGTTTACAAACCAGGAAACGTAAAACTTACTCCGAAAATTTTGGATAACTCGCAGAAATTTGTGGAGCAGAAATTCGGTCTTGCTGCGAAACCAATCAACTTCGTATTCCACGGCGGATCTGGTTCTTCATTGGAAGAAATCCGTGAAGCGATCGATTACGGCGTGATCAAGATGAATATCGATACCGACCTGCAGTTTGCCTATACCGAAGGAATTAGAGATTACATGTCGGAAAAATCTGCATACCTGCAATCCCAAATCGGAAATCCTGAAGGGGACGACAAACCAAACAAGAAATATTACGACCCGAGAGTTTGGGTGAGAAAAGGAGAGGAAACTTTCGGAAAACGTTTGGTTCAGGCGTTTGAAGACCTTAACAATATCAACACGCTGTAA
- a CDS encoding DMT family transporter: MNPEKEKWVLLVVLSIIWGSSFILIKKSLEHFNPYEVGALRVLIAGIILMPLAVMNIKKFPKKHLKWLVLAALTGNFIPMFLFPIAETKVSSSIAGIINSMMPIFVIIVGSLVWKFQTTKRQLIGVAISFFGACVLALSGAGTGELKVIPILLLLLATLCYAISTTTVKSKLNDIPAKILSGFVFSFVLMLPSLISLVFAGFFNDFKADRNLLVGLGFVSLLSIFGTGLAMMLNYRLLNISTPLFASTVTLLMPVVAVIWGVLDGEKLTLLQTFGGIIIIAGLIFLRSKPTVPK; this comes from the coding sequence ATGAATCCTGAAAAAGAAAAATGGGTTCTTTTAGTGGTTCTGTCCATTATTTGGGGTTCGTCCTTCATCCTTATCAAGAAATCTCTCGAACATTTCAATCCTTATGAAGTCGGCGCTTTGCGGGTGCTGATCGCAGGAATAATTTTGATGCCACTCGCAGTAATGAACATCAAAAAGTTTCCGAAAAAACATTTGAAGTGGCTCGTTTTAGCTGCATTGACCGGAAACTTCATCCCGATGTTTCTTTTTCCTATTGCCGAAACCAAAGTCAGCAGCAGTATCGCGGGAATCATCAACTCGATGATGCCGATTTTCGTGATTATCGTCGGTTCACTCGTCTGGAAGTTTCAAACCACGAAAAGACAGCTCATCGGTGTTGCCATCAGTTTTTTTGGAGCGTGTGTTTTGGCGTTGTCGGGAGCGGGAACAGGTGAGCTCAAAGTGATTCCAATTCTGCTACTGCTTTTGGCGACACTGTGTTACGCAATCAGCACCACGACAGTGAAATCTAAGCTCAATGATATTCCTGCAAAAATTCTTTCAGGGTTTGTATTCTCTTTTGTCTTGATGCTTCCTTCACTGATTTCGCTGGTTTTTGCGGGATTCTTCAATGATTTTAAAGCCGACAGAAATCTTTTGGTGGGATTGGGATTTGTGAGCTTGCTCTCGATTTTCGGGACAGGTTTGGCGATGATGCTGAATTACCGATTGCTCAATATTTCGACGCCGCTTTTTGCCTCGACGGTTACTTTACTAATGCCAGTTGTCGCAGTAATTTGGGGCGTTTTGGATGGCGAGAAACTCACACTGTTACAGACCTTTGGCGGAATCATCATTATCGCGGGACTCATTTTTCTGCGGTCGAAACCAACTGTTCCAAAATAA
- a CDS encoding PQQ-dependent sugar dehydrogenase: protein MKYYIGRSFSLLMAILLMSCGGNSKSQNNKTETVPTETGSLPNPETSNPNSPEYKPVFSGQTRIQGVKTASPSKVEVINTNLGKPWGITNLSDGRFLITEKSGFMNIVSADGKTITKIEGFPKVDARGQGGLLDVALDPDFKNNRMIFWSFSEPVSGGNHTAVAKGKLSADEKKIENPTVIFRATPSYDGRLHYGSRLVFDHDGNLFVSTGERSDLKTRPFAQKQDSYLGKVLKITKDGKPAPGNQTVSGWKPEIFSTGHRNPQGLAMDEKGQLWEAEMGPKGGDELNLIQPGKNYGWGDVTYGIEYSGKKINNGTTQKTGTEQPVYYWDPSISMSGMDFYTGTISEWKNNLFLGCLSGQKIIRLIIKNNKVVGEEWLLEDQNDRIRDILNGQDGNLYAVSDSGKLYKISAK, encoded by the coding sequence ATGAAATACTATATCGGCAGAAGTTTTTCGTTATTAATGGCAATTCTTTTGATGTCCTGCGGCGGAAACTCAAAATCACAAAACAACAAAACTGAAACGGTACCAACAGAAACCGGGTCGCTCCCGAATCCGGAAACCTCAAACCCCAATTCGCCTGAATATAAACCTGTATTTTCTGGACAGACAAGAATTCAGGGGGTGAAAACTGCAAGTCCTTCTAAAGTGGAAGTCATCAATACCAATCTGGGGAAACCGTGGGGAATTACCAATTTATCAGATGGTAGATTTTTGATTACCGAAAAATCTGGTTTTATGAATATCGTTTCCGCAGATGGAAAAACCATTACTAAAATAGAAGGTTTCCCAAAAGTTGATGCAAGAGGACAAGGTGGACTTTTAGATGTCGCTCTCGATCCTGATTTTAAAAATAACCGAATGATTTTCTGGAGTTTTTCAGAACCCGTTTCTGGAGGGAATCACACTGCGGTGGCAAAAGGAAAACTTTCTGCAGATGAGAAAAAAATTGAAAACCCGACAGTAATTTTCCGCGCGACACCAAGTTACGACGGAAGATTACATTACGGAAGCCGACTCGTTTTTGATCACGACGGAAATCTTTTTGTAAGTACCGGTGAACGCTCTGATTTGAAAACAAGACCTTTTGCGCAAAAACAGGATTCCTACCTCGGTAAAGTTTTAAAAATCACCAAAGATGGAAAACCAGCTCCGGGAAATCAAACCGTTTCAGGATGGAAACCAGAAATCTTTTCCACCGGACACCGAAATCCGCAAGGTTTGGCGATGGATGAAAAAGGCCAGCTTTGGGAAGCCGAAATGGGACCGAAAGGTGGTGACGAACTCAACCTCATTCAACCCGGAAAAAATTACGGATGGGGCGATGTGACTTATGGAATCGAGTACAGCGGCAAAAAAATCAATAACGGAACCACACAAAAAACTGGAACTGAACAACCGGTTTACTATTGGGATCCATCCATTTCGATGAGCGGAATGGATTTCTATACCGGAACTATTTCTGAATGGAAAAACAATCTGTTTCTGGGTTGCCTTAGCGGACAGAAAATTATTCGACTCATTATTAAAAATAATAAAGTTGTTGGCGAAGAATGGCTACTTGAAGACCAAAACGACAGAATCCGTGATATTTTGAACGGACAGGACGGAAACCTTTACGCCGTTTCTGACAGCGGTAAACTCTATAAAATATCTGCAAAATAG
- a CDS encoding porin family protein, which yields MKKLFLASMVAFFGMANAQTDAFKGAGDLKAQVGANFQKWGTGIQVSLDYGLGESFSIGAVGGYILGFKELPNVDKPSADQRFDVKARASAHLGKVIGLPNNVDIYPGLDLGLKNFGGHVGARYFFDKGFGLFTEIQFPIAKYKQNISNYEFLHNQFNVAVGASFDISK from the coding sequence ATGAAAAAATTATTTTTGGCTTCTATGGTTGCTTTCTTCGGAATGGCAAATGCACAAACAGACGCTTTCAAAGGAGCAGGAGATTTAAAGGCACAAGTTGGTGCAAACTTCCAGAAATGGGGAACAGGAATCCAGGTATCTTTGGATTATGGTTTGGGAGAAAGTTTCTCAATCGGTGCAGTCGGTGGTTATATTTTAGGATTTAAAGAATTACCAAATGTTGACAAACCATCTGCTGATCAAAGATTCGACGTAAAAGCAAGAGCAAGCGCTCACCTCGGAAAAGTGATCGGATTGCCAAACAATGTTGATATTTACCCAGGACTGGACTTAGGTCTTAAGAATTTTGGTGGTCACGTTGGAGCAAGATATTTCTTTGACAAAGGTTTCGGACTGTTCACAGAAATCCAGTTCCCGATTGCAAAGTATAAGCAAAATATCTCCAATTACGAATTCTTGCACAACCAATTCAATGTAGCGGTTGGTGCTTCATTCGATATCTCAAAATAA
- a CDS encoding DinB family protein yields MIKQGLLNEFNYEAENTRKLLKAIPDSALDYRPQPHLWSVAQLASHIANIYTWFDGTFNYDTFDIGNLERVEYDLTSAADILAKFEGHYQEAKKVLENSDESTYMNDWKMVAGENVLIPASPKIAMVRGFLFNHLYHHRGELVAHLRAAGYPVPGLYGPTYEDSQKR; encoded by the coding sequence ATGATCAAGCAAGGACTTTTAAACGAATTCAATTACGAAGCTGAAAACACACGAAAATTGCTAAAGGCAATTCCCGATTCGGCGCTGGATTACCGTCCGCAACCGCATCTGTGGTCAGTTGCACAACTCGCTTCACACATTGCCAACATTTACACCTGGTTCGACGGGACCTTTAATTACGATACTTTCGATATCGGAAATCTCGAAAGGGTAGAGTATGATTTGACGAGCGCTGCAGATATTCTCGCCAAATTTGAAGGCCATTATCAGGAAGCTAAAAAAGTTCTGGAGAATTCCGACGAATCTACTTATATGAACGATTGGAAAATGGTTGCAGGAGAAAACGTGCTGATTCCCGCTTCACCGAAAATTGCGATGGTTAGAGGGTTTTTGTTCAACCACCTTTACCATCACCGTGGTGAATTGGTGGCGCATCTTCGCGCAGCTGGTTATCCTGTTCCGGGACTTTACGGGCCGACTTATGAAGATTCACAGAAAAGATAA
- a CDS encoding DUF6973 domain-containing protein, translated as MRRITVILLNTLRTLSFEKLLKLAKLAVPHPLFSILGFYATVKSFVVAQKYFPKTNSNNGIGNAFRHALWTGLIMMYGCKISSPKKALSFCKRMTDLHEELFPNEPLEKKMDLHNNQVGMDLFMEMLQGIHRQFFETNFLVDKILEKTKTAKILENLDDDFGNDLVYLKTD; from the coding sequence ATGAGAAGAATAACGGTCATATTACTGAACACACTCAGAACTTTGAGTTTCGAAAAGCTGCTGAAGCTTGCCAAACTTGCGGTTCCGCATCCACTGTTTTCAATCCTCGGATTTTACGCGACTGTGAAAAGTTTTGTGGTAGCGCAAAAATACTTTCCAAAAACCAACTCCAACAACGGGATCGGAAACGCGTTCCGACATGCATTGTGGACGGGACTGATCATGATGTACGGCTGCAAAATTTCATCACCAAAAAAAGCGCTGAGTTTTTGTAAAAGGATGACCGACCTTCACGAAGAACTTTTCCCAAACGAGCCATTGGAAAAGAAAATGGATCTGCATAACAACCAAGTCGGAATGGATCTTTTTATGGAAATGCTGCAAGGAATCCACCGCCAGTTTTTTGAAACTAACTTTTTAGTTGACAAGATTCTAGAGAAGACAAAAACCGCGAAAATCCTCGAAAACTTAGATGACGATTTCGGGAATGACCTGGTTTATCTTAAGACAGATTAA
- a CDS encoding NAD kinase, protein MKAAIYTQKNDLDTFLYLSKFVSELEKRGVQAVLFEEMANAMQFSKIFETFSNKDDLKEKKVDLFFTFGGDGTIVNSLLYVQDLEIPVVGVNTGRLGFLASFSREGVFFELDDIVKGDVKISKRSVIEVVAPKEGMLFPYALNDISVSRKETTAMITVDSYINGEFLNIFWGDGVIISTPTGSTAYSLSCGGPIITPNNENFVITPIAPHNLNVRPLIVNDDVEIRFKVKSRVPQYSLSLDSRLFHMDTDVEVILRKADFQISLIHPNNLSFYETIRQKLLWGNDKRN, encoded by the coding sequence ATGAAAGCCGCCATTTACACCCAGAAAAACGACCTCGATACTTTTCTGTATCTGAGCAAATTCGTTTCCGAGCTCGAGAAACGGGGAGTTCAGGCAGTGTTGTTTGAGGAAATGGCGAATGCGATGCAGTTCTCCAAAATTTTCGAGACCTTTTCCAATAAAGATGACTTAAAGGAAAAGAAAGTCGATTTGTTTTTCACTTTTGGTGGCGACGGAACGATTGTAAACTCACTGCTGTATGTGCAGGATCTGGAAATTCCCGTGGTCGGAGTGAACACCGGTCGTCTCGGTTTTCTGGCAAGTTTTTCAAGAGAAGGCGTCTTCTTTGAATTGGATGATATTGTAAAAGGTGACGTAAAAATCAGCAAACGATCTGTAATTGAAGTGGTTGCGCCAAAAGAGGGAATGCTTTTTCCGTATGCGCTGAACGATATTTCGGTTTCCCGAAAAGAAACGACCGCAATGATCACCGTCGATTCCTATATAAATGGTGAATTCTTGAATATTTTTTGGGGAGATGGTGTCATCATTTCCACACCGACTGGTTCCACTGCATATTCCTTAAGTTGCGGAGGTCCGATCATTACGCCAAATAATGAAAATTTCGTCATCACGCCGATTGCTCCGCATAATTTGAACGTTCGACCTTTAATTGTAAACGACGATGTCGAAATTCGCTTTAAGGTAAAGAGCCGCGTTCCACAATATTCGCTTTCGCTCGATTCACGCCTGTTCCACATGGACACTGATGTTGAAGTAATCTTGCGAAAAGCAGATTTCCAGATTTCCCTGATTCACCCAAATAATCTGAGTTTTTACGAAACCATCCGACAAAAACTTCTTTGGGGAAATGACAAGCGGAACTAA
- a CDS encoding CBS domain-containing protein produces MFIKDYISKDYPAFNISDSIDEANEIAKEFGYSHVFVKKKGIYQGAVSQSFLEESPEGSLASLAIHFEKFAILDDGNILDTIKLFHTFNTNVVPVITKDEKYRGYLSCDDIFNEFSKYPLFSENGALLVVQINEKNYSMTEICKIVESNNAKIYGCYISLIAEGDIQVTLKISSENLSSIDETFERYGYNVVHKFYDDEKEELLKDRFGFFQKYLEV; encoded by the coding sequence ATGTTTATCAAAGATTATATTTCCAAAGATTACCCCGCTTTCAACATCAGCGATTCCATTGACGAAGCCAACGAGATTGCAAAAGAGTTCGGCTACTCACACGTTTTTGTGAAGAAGAAGGGAATTTATCAGGGAGCAGTGAGCCAGTCTTTTCTGGAAGAAAGTCCTGAAGGAAGTTTGGCTTCGCTCGCCATTCATTTCGAAAAATTTGCGATTCTCGATGACGGAAATATTTTAGACACGATCAAACTCTTCCATACCTTTAACACAAACGTAGTTCCTGTCATCACCAAAGATGAAAAATACAGGGGTTATCTTTCCTGCGACGATATTTTCAACGAGTTTTCGAAGTACCCGCTTTTTTCCGAAAACGGTGCGTTGCTCGTCGTTCAGATTAATGAGAAGAATTACTCGATGACCGAAATCTGCAAAATCGTGGAGTCCAACAATGCCAAAATCTACGGATGTTACATCAGTTTGATTGCGGAAGGCGACATTCAGGTGACGCTGAAAATCAGTAGCGAAAACCTGAGCTCCATTGACGAGACTTTTGAAAGATACGGCTACAACGTCGTCCACAAATTTTACGACGACGAGAAGGAGGAACTGTTGAAAGACCGTTTCGGATTCTTCCAAAAATATTTAGAGGTCTAA
- a CDS encoding GH3 auxin-responsive promoter family protein, producing MLNFLKKKIALVWAKKHVKETELFKQNAVEDQERLLLSLIKKAEKTLFGRTYRFEEIQSVADFQKTVPIADYEDLKPYIEKIKKGQRNILWTDTPEYFAKTSGTTSGTKYIPISKEGMPYQIAAAQSAIFHYIDKKNNADFVNGKMIFLQGSPELEEINGIKTGRLSGIVAHHIPNYLQKNRLPSLKTNLIDDWEKKVDEIVKETEKQNMTLISGIPPWLIMYFEKLIERNGKKITELFPNLQLIITGGVNYEPYREKMNELLGKQIDTAQTFPASEGFFAFQDDYQKEGLLLLTNHGIFYEFVPLEEYEKPEAKRLTLKDVELNKDYALILTTNSGLWAYSIGDVVRFISKNPYRILVSGRTKHFTSAFGEHVIAIEVEESMKATVEKFPAQITEFHLAPQVNPTEGLPYHEWFIEFEKEPENIEAFRKNLDEEMRKRNTYYDDLISGNVLQPLIITKLKKNAFQEYAKSEGKLGGQNKIPRLANDRKIGDFLEEFRN from the coding sequence ATGCTGAATTTCCTCAAGAAAAAGATTGCTTTGGTTTGGGCAAAAAAACACGTTAAAGAAACTGAACTCTTTAAGCAAAACGCCGTCGAAGACCAGGAGCGGCTCCTATTATCATTAATAAAAAAAGCTGAGAAGACCTTATTTGGAAGAACCTATCGATTTGAAGAAATCCAATCTGTGGCAGATTTTCAGAAAACAGTTCCCATCGCAGATTACGAGGATCTGAAACCGTATATCGAGAAAATCAAGAAAGGGCAGCGAAATATCCTTTGGACAGACACTCCCGAATATTTTGCGAAAACTTCGGGAACCACTTCCGGCACGAAATACATCCCGATTTCTAAGGAAGGAATGCCGTATCAGATTGCGGCGGCACAAAGTGCGATTTTCCACTATATCGACAAAAAGAACAATGCTGACTTTGTCAACGGTAAGATGATTTTTTTACAGGGAAGTCCGGAACTTGAGGAAATCAACGGGATTAAGACAGGCCGACTTTCAGGAATTGTTGCGCACCATATCCCGAATTACTTACAGAAAAACCGGTTGCCGAGCTTGAAAACCAACCTCATCGACGATTGGGAAAAAAAGGTGGACGAAATCGTAAAAGAAACCGAAAAGCAAAATATGACCCTGATTTCGGGAATTCCGCCTTGGTTGATTATGTATTTTGAAAAACTGATCGAAAGAAACGGAAAGAAAATCACGGAACTCTTCCCAAATCTTCAACTCATCATTACTGGCGGTGTCAATTATGAACCATACCGTGAGAAAATGAACGAACTTCTCGGAAAGCAAATAGATACCGCGCAGACTTTCCCGGCAAGTGAGGGCTTTTTTGCCTTTCAGGACGATTATCAGAAAGAAGGTTTGCTGCTTTTGACCAATCACGGGATTTTCTACGAGTTTGTTCCTTTGGAAGAATACGAAAAACCGGAAGCGAAACGATTGACTTTAAAAGATGTCGAGCTCAATAAAGACTATGCACTGATCTTGACTACAAATTCAGGACTTTGGGCTTATTCTATTGGAGATGTCGTGAGATTTATCTCAAAGAATCCTTATCGGATTTTGGTTTCGGGAAGGACGAAGCATTTCACCTCCGCTTTCGGCGAACACGTAATCGCCATCGAAGTGGAGGAATCGATGAAGGCGACCGTTGAAAAATTTCCGGCACAGATTACCGAGTTTCATTTGGCGCCACAGGTAAATCCCACAGAAGGACTTCCTTACCACGAATGGTTCATCGAGTTTGAAAAGGAACCGGAAAATATTGAAGCATTCAGAAAAAACCTCGACGAAGAAATGCGGAAACGCAACACCTATTACGATGACCTGATTTCCGGAAACGTTCTTCAACCTTTAATCATTACAAAATTAAAGAAAAACGCTTTTCAGGAATATGCAAAATCCGAAGGAAAACTCGGCGGACAAAACAAAATCCCGAGATTGGCGAATGACAGGAAGATTGGGGATTTCTTGGAAGAATTTAGAAATTGA
- the aat gene encoding leucyl/phenylalanyl-tRNA--protein transferase — protein MVRLDPKEISFPDPELLESPSGLMAIGGDVLPDRLWFAYQNGLFPWFNEGEEILWWCPDPRFVLFPNELKVSKSMKKILRDGVFTFTENKCFRQVMEECKSVFRKGQDGTWISTQLIDSFVVLHKNGVAKSFEVWQNGELVGGFYGVQVGNVFCGESMFSKVSNASKAGFINFVTNHPEIELIDCQIHTEHLESLGAELIPKKKYLEILKKQNNES, from the coding sequence ATGGTACGGCTCGATCCCAAAGAAATTTCTTTCCCAGATCCCGAACTGCTCGAATCCCCATCCGGTTTGATGGCGATTGGTGGCGATGTTTTGCCCGACAGATTGTGGTTCGCCTATCAAAACGGTCTGTTTCCGTGGTTTAATGAGGGGGAAGAAATCTTGTGGTGGTGTCCGGATCCGCGATTCGTGCTTTTTCCAAATGAGTTGAAGGTTTCCAAATCAATGAAGAAAATTCTGCGCGACGGCGTTTTTACTTTCACCGAAAACAAATGCTTTCGACAAGTAATGGAGGAATGCAAAAGCGTTTTCAGAAAAGGACAGGACGGAACCTGGATTTCCACACAACTGATCGATTCGTTTGTTGTTCTTCATAAAAACGGAGTTGCAAAAAGTTTTGAGGTTTGGCAAAATGGCGAATTGGTCGGCGGTTTTTATGGAGTACAGGTCGGCAATGTTTTTTGCGGCGAAAGCATGTTCTCCAAAGTGAGCAATGCGTCCAAAGCTGGATTTATCAACTTCGTAACGAACCATCCGGAAATTGAGCTGATCGACTGTCAGATTCACACCGAGCATCTGGAATCACTTGGCGCGGAGCTGATTCCGAAAAAAAAATATTTAGAAATTTTGAAAAAACAAAACAATGAATCCTGA
- the accD gene encoding acetyl-CoA carboxylase, carboxyltransferase subunit beta, which yields MAFDWFKRKAQNITTSTEDKKDVPKGLWHQTPTGKIIEHEELKANNYVSPEDGFHVRIGSNEFYSILFDDNKYTELDAGVESVDMLNFKDTKSYTDRLKEVKQKTKLNDSIRNAVGKVNGTEMVISCMDFAFIGGSLGSVMGEKIRRAVDYCIKNKLPYMIICQSGGARMQEATYSLMQLAKVQSKLAQLSEAGLLYIAYLCDPTFGGITASFAMTADIIMAEPGALIGFAGPRVIRETIGKDLPEGFQTSEFLQEKGFVDFIVKRTEIKQKVSQTVTLLTNA from the coding sequence ATGGCATTTGACTGGTTCAAAAGAAAAGCACAAAATATCACGACTTCAACCGAGGACAAGAAAGATGTTCCAAAAGGACTTTGGCATCAAACTCCAACCGGGAAGATCATCGAGCACGAAGAACTGAAGGCAAACAACTACGTTTCTCCGGAAGACGGTTTCCACGTGAGAATCGGCAGTAACGAGTTTTACTCCATTCTTTTCGACGACAACAAATACACCGAGCTCGACGCGGGTGTTGAAAGTGTCGATATGCTGAACTTTAAAGATACCAAGTCCTACACCGACCGATTGAAAGAAGTGAAGCAGAAAACCAAACTGAACGACTCTATCAGAAACGCGGTCGGAAAAGTAAACGGAACCGAGATGGTGATTTCCTGTATGGATTTCGCTTTTATCGGTGGTTCGCTCGGTTCGGTAATGGGCGAAAAAATCCGAAGAGCCGTAGATTACTGTATCAAAAACAAACTTCCGTACATGATCATCTGTCAATCGGGTGGAGCGAGAATGCAGGAAGCGACCTATTCACTGATGCAGCTGGCAAAAGTGCAGTCGAAACTGGCGCAACTCTCGGAAGCGGGATTGCTTTACATCGCGTATCTGTGCGACCCGACTTTCGGAGGAATTACCGCATCGTTTGCAATGACTGCAGATATCATTATGGCGGAACCTGGAGCTTTGATCGGTTTTGCAGGACCGAGAGTAATCCGCGAAACCATCGGTAAAGATTTGCCGGAAGGTTTCCAAACTTCGGAATTCCTTCAGGAAAAAGGTTTCGTAGATTTCATCGTGAAAAGAACCGAAATCAAACAAAAGGTTTCACAAACTGTGACGCTGCTTACCAACGCATAA